The genomic region TCGAGCAACTGTTGCTGATCGCGGCTTTCGGCGAATACGCGGCGCAGATCGCAAACGGCATCCCGATGAGCCAGCTCGAAATCGCCCGCGCTGACGCGCTGGGCGTGCCGAAGGCAGAGCTTCGCCGTTATGAGGATTCGGTTGAGGATCTCGTCGCGGAAGGTGGCGCAGAAAGCGTGAAAGCTCGCCTTGCCGAGCTGATCGCGGCGCAGCCCGAAGCGATGACCTTCGGCGATACGGGTCTCGATGAGACGCACGCGCAGATCCAAGATCTGATGCGCAAGTTCAGTCTTGAGGAAGTCATTCCGCACGCACACGAGTGGCACCTCAAGAACGAATACATTCCGCTCGAAGTGATCGCGAAGCTGGCGGAGCTTGGCGTTTTCGGTCTGGCGCTGCCGGAAGAATTTGGCGGCATGGCACTCGGCAAGGAATCGATGTGCGTTGCCTCGGAAGAGCTGTCGCGCGGCTACATCGGCGTCGGTTCACTCGGTACGCGCGCAGAAATCGCCGGCGAGCTTATCCTGCACAACGGAACGCCGGAGCAGAAAGAGAAGTATCTGCCGAAGATCGCGTCCGGCGAAATGCTGCCGACGGCCGTTTTCACCGAACCGAACACCGGCTCGGACCTCGCGTCGCTCAAGACGCGCGCGGTGAAGGACGGCGACGTCTACAAGATTACAGGCCAGAAGACGTGGATCACGCATCCGGTCCGCGCCGACATCATGACCGTGTTGACGCGCACCAATCCGAACGAGCCGGGCTACAAGGGCCTTTCGATGTTCCTCGCCGAGAAGCCGCGCGGCTCGGATGACGAGCCGTTCCCGGCCAAGGGCATGACGGGTGGCGAGATCGAAGTCCTCGGCTATCGCGGCATGAAGGAATATGACATCTCCTTCGACAGCTTCGAAGTTCCGGCGGAAAATCTGCTTGGTGGCGTCGAGGGGCAGGGTTTCAAGCAGCTCATGAACACGTTCGAGGGTGCGCGTATCCAGACGGCGGCGCGTGCGGTCGGCGTGGCGCAGTGCGCGATGGATCTCGGCCTCAAGTATGCGCTCGAACGCGTGCAGTTCGGCAAACCGATCTATTCGTTTCCGCGCGTGCGCAACAAGGTCGTGATGATGGCGGTCGAGACGATGATCGCGCGGCAGCTCACCTATTTCTCGGCGCGCCAGAAAGATGCCGGCCGGCGCTGCGATCTTGAAGCGGGCATGGCGAAACTGCTCGGCGCTCGTGTCGCCTGGGCTAACGCCGACAACGCGCTGCAGATTCACGGCGGCAACGGTTTCGCGCTCGAATATCCGATCAGCCGCGTGCTTTGTGATGCGCGCATCCTGAACATCTTCGAAGGTGCGGCCGAAATTCAGGCGCAGGTCATCGCACGGCGTCTGCTCGAAGGCGCGAACTGAGCGGGGCAACGAGGGAAGACGTCGGGATGCGGTACGTCATAACGATCCTCGCTGGTGTGCTGTCTCTCGCGGTGGCCGCAGCGGCCATCGCGCAAGAGGACGGTGATGGACCGCTTACCGCGAGCTGGGTTGCGACTGAACTCAACGGCAAACCAGTCGATGGCCCGACGCTTGCCTATACGACGGACCGGGTGTCGGGCACGGGCGGCTGCAATCGCTTCAATGGTCCGATCAGCATCGAGGACGACGCCATTCAGATCGGACCACTGGCCGCGACGAAGATGATGTGCGAAGGCAAATCGGAAATCGAGGCGCAGTATTTTTCGGCGCTCGAAGCCGCTCGATCGTTCACCGTGCACGGCGACACCCTCACGCTCAAATCGGATGATGGCCGCGACCTCGTGAAGTTCAAGAGGTGATTCGCGGTTCCGGAGCTCTCGCGTTCTGGCAACCCTCAAAACATATGCGGCATAACTCGCGTCTCGGGGAAAGACGCGGCGCTTCGGCTCGTGCTAAGGCAAACCTCCAGATGGCCGCAATCACTGGAGCCCAATGACACGGTCTATTCTCATCACCGGATGCTCTTCGGGCATCGGCCTTGATGCGGCCAGAACCATGCGCGAGCGCGGATGGCGCGTTATAGCGACGGCGCGAAAGCCTGACGATCTTGCGCGCTTGAAAAACTTCCTGAACGTCGAAGTGCTGCCGCTCGAACTTGCCGACTCGCAGTCGATCGCGACGTGCGCCATTCGTGCATTGGAGATGACGCGCGGCAAGATCGATGCGCTGTTCAACAATGCCGCCTTCGGTCAGCCCGGTGCGGTGGAGGATCTGACGCCGAAGCTTCTACGTGAGCAGTTCGAGGTGAACGTCGTCGGTACGCATGATTTGACGCGGCGTCTCATTCCGGCGATGCGCAAGAACGGCGCGGGGCGCATCGTCAATTGCTCGTCGGTGCTCGGCATGATCGTCGCGCCTTATCGTGGCGCCTATTGCGCGTCGAAGTTTGCGCTCGAAGCGCTGACGACGTCCTTGCGGCTTGAACTCGAGGGTTCAGGCATTCATGTGTCGCTGATCGAGCCGGGGCCGATCCGGACGCGCTTTGTCGAGCATTCGGTGGACCGATTGCTGGCGACGGTTGATATCGACAATTCTCCCCATCGCGACGTTTATCGTGCGCGGCTCGAAGCCATGCAGGCAGGCGGACAGCAAACGTTCAAGCTCGAACCGGAAGCAGTGACGAAGAAGCTGATTCATGCGGTCGAAAGTTCCAGGCCGCGGCGGCATTACTATGTGACTACACCAACTTACTTGGCGGCGGCGATGCGCCGGTTTCTACCGCAGTTTGCGATTGATTATTTCGCGCGGCGGTTTTGATTTTGGGCCGGTAGGAAAGCTTCGAGCCTAGCCTGCCAGAGCTTCAGCTTTTCTTCGAAGGGAATGGTGTAGAGCGGGCTCGATGACGGCAATTCGATTGCGGTGAAGCGGTCTTGCCGAACGAGGCCCGGCTTTACGACGTAGCGACGAAAAAGATCGCGGGCTTTCTGGCCGTTGAACGCAACCGTGGTTATTGCTGGATACACGGCAAAGAAATCGCCGAAGGCATTCACCGTCGGGTTGCGAATGGCCGCATCCGAGCTGCCGATGCGTTCAGCGCCTTCGAGCACATCCCAGAGCGCCCATTTATTAACGTGAAGCAGCGCCGTTTTTTCAGGATAAGTCGTGGGCAGCGGTTGACCTGAGAGCGCTGCGATCAGCGCCCAGAAATGGTTGCGCGAGAAGCCGTAGTATTGCTGCAGGCGAAGGGATTCTTCGCCAGGCAGCGTGCCGAGGATGAGAAGGCGTGCGCCGTCGGGGACGATGGGTGGAAAGCTGTATTTGGTCGGGGACGGCGTTGCGTCGGCCATTGTCGTCATGCGCGATGATAAGGATGACCCGCGAGGATCGTGGCGGCACGATAAAGCTGCTCAGCCAATACAACACGCGCAAGGCCGTGGGGAAGCGTCAACGCGCCGAGGGAGAGTTTCAGGGTGGCTGCACTTAAGACAGCTTCGCCGTGGCCGTCGGGACCGCCAATGAGGTAGACGCAGGACTTCGCACCGCCGTCGCGCGTCTCACGCAGGAAGGCAGCGAAGGCTTCGCTGGTAAGCGATTTGCCGATCGGCTCAAGGGCGACCGCAATATCGCCCGGTCCGACGTCACGCAACAATCTCGCAGCCTCGTCACGCTTGCGCTCGGCGACGTCGGCGGCGCGGCTTTCGGGATATTCGCGAATGTCGATTGGGCCGAGGCCAAGCGGCTTACCGGCGCCGTTCAGCCGTTTGGCATAGCGCTCGACGATGGCGCGCTCTTCGGCGTCTTTCAATTTGCCGACCGCGGAAATGGCGATGCGCATCAAGGGAGGCTCCGCGGCCGAAGGGTTCAGCCGCGTTTCAACAAAATGCTTCTCGGGTCTCGCGCCTAGTGCTGCGAGCTATCGCCACGCGATGCGTCCGGCGGGATCTCCGCCTGCCACATCTTTTCGAGGTTGTAGAATTCGCGGACCTCGGGGCGGAAGACGTGGACGATGATATCGCCCGTGTCGATCAGCACCCAATCGCAGGCGTTCAGGCCTTCGACGCGAACCCGGGCTTCGCCGCGCGCCTTCAGCTTCTCGCGCAGCTGCTCGGCAATGGCGCCGACGTGCCGGTCGTTACGGCCGGACGCGACGACCATGAAGTCGCCGAGCGCTGACTTGCCTTCGAGGGGGATGGAAACGATTTCTTCTGCCTTAGCCTCGTCAAGCCAATTGACGATGTCATCAAGCAGGGCTGCCGTGTCCGGCGCCTTGGCGGCGGACGGGGCAATTGAGGAGCTCTTGCGAGCGGCCTCGGTTGTGGGTCGGATCAAGCGGCGAGCGTCCTTTGCTGGTTGGTCCCGCATGTCACTACGGCCCGGACAATCCGGACAGCACCGATATTAAAGGGCGTCGGCCTGAGCCGCAATTGGAAATGCGCTCTAGGCCGTCTTAAAAGTGTCATAAAAGTCATAGGCTTAGGCGTTCTCACGCGCAGAGTGGGGCGCTGCTCTGCGCAGGGCGGTGGAGGAAAGCCCGGAAAGCCGGATGGTCAGCAGCATCCAGGCGGGGGGCTGGCGGTCGGCCAGAGAGGCGGCTTCGGACTCCGGAAGCCGGTAGCGTTTCAGCCACTGGGCGGCGGGGGAGGCGAGGCCGGCGTGTCGCCATCCGGGCCGGTCGACGACGGCAATCGGCATGGTCTGGGCGATCTCGCGCCAATGCTGCCATCGGTGGAACGAGGCGAGGTTATCGGCGCCCATGACCCAGACGAAGCGAACGGCCGGGAAGCGGTGACGGAGGAACGACAGGGTGCCCGCCGTGTAGCGGGTGCCGAGTTCGCGCTCGAAACCGGTGATCTTCATGCGCGGGCCCTGAGCGAAGACCTCGACGAGTTCCATGCGGCTGTCGAGTCCCGACAGGCCGTCGTCGGATTTGAGCGGATTGCCGGGTGTGATCAGCCACCACAACTGGTCGAGGCCAAGCCGTTTCACGGCGGCCTCCGCAGCGATGCGGTGACCGTCGTGGGGAGGATTGAACGTCCCTCCCATGATCCCGATGCGCTGCCCGGGAAGGCAGAGAGGGGTGTGGACGCGAAGGGAGCCAAAGCTTTGCGGCGGAATCTTTCGCGTCAACTCAGACGTGCCTCATTCCACATACGTCACTTCGGCCGGATCTGGCCGGTGCCGCGCACCTTGTACTTGAAGCTCGTCAGCTGTTCGACGCCGACCGGGCCGCGCGCGTGCATCTTGCCGGTCGCGATGCCGATCTCGCCGCCAAAGCCGAACTCGCCGCCATCAGCGAACTGGGTCGAGGCATTGACCAGAACTATTGCTGAGTCGACCTCGTTGAGGAACCGTTCGGCGGCGGCAGCATCTTCGGTGATGATGGCGTCGGTATGCTGCGAGCTATAGCGTGCGATATGGTCGATGGCGCCTTCGACCCCGTCGACCAGCTTCACGGCGATGATCGCATCCAGAAACTCTTTGCCGAAGTCGTCAGGCGCAACGGGCTTTACGCGCGCGTCGGTTTTCTGGATTGCAGCGTCGCCGCGGACTTCGCAGCCCGCTTCCAGCAACGCCTTCACCAGCGGCGTGACGATATCGGACGTCGCGTTCTTGTCGATCAGCAGACACTCGGTCGCGCCGCAGACGCCGGTGCGGCGCATCTTGGCGTTGACGACGAGCGGCACCGCAATGTCCATGTTCGCGGCCTTGTCGACGTAGGTGTGGCAGATGCCTTCGAGATGCGCGAAGACCGGTACCCGCGCTTCCGTCTGCACGCGCTCGACGAGGCTTTTGCCGCCGCGGGGTACGATGACGTCAACGGCGCCGTCGAGGCCGCGCAGCATCATGCCGACGGCTTCGCGGTCGGTCGTCGGCACGAGCTGAATCGCAGCTTCGGGCAGTCCGGCCGCGCGCAGGCCTTCGACGAGGCACGCGTGAATGGCGATACTCGAATGGTGGCTGTCTGAACCGCCGCGCAGAATAGACGCATTGCCCGCCTTGAGCGAAAGCGCACCGGCGTCAGCCGTTACATTGGGGCGGCTCTCGTAAATGATGCCGATGGTGCCCAGCGGCACACGCACGCGCTGGAACTTGAGGCCATTCGGCCGGGTCCATTCCGCCAGAACGGTGCCGACGGGATCGGGCAACTCCGCGATCTCTTCCATACCCTTGGCGACGCCTTCGATGCGCTTCTCGTTGAGTTCGAGGCGGTCGATGTAGGATGCGAGGCGGTTGGCGGCTTTCGCGGCTTCGACATCCTTGGCATTGGCCTCAAGGATTTTCGGAACGGCAGCGCGCAGCGCCTTGGCTGCGGCCTTCAGCGCCGTGTTCTTTTCTTCTGGCGTGGCGATGGCGAGGCGGCGGCTCGCAGCTTTCGCAGCTTCGCCGATGCCGCGCATGATCGTCGCGGTTTCGTTCTCGATGCGCTCCGGTTTGTTCATCGCTCAAGTCCTCGTCAGCGCCATGTCATCCCGATGGATGAGAGTGGTGCGCCCTTCGTAACCCAGGATCGTGGCAATCTCGCTCGAATGCTTGCCCATGATACGCCGGGCATCGGCCGCCGCATAGGCGATCAGGCCGCGCCCAAGCTCACGGCCATCGGCAGACCGTATAATAACGGCATCGCCTCTGTCGAACGAGCCGTCGATGCGCGTTACGCCAGCAGGTAAGAGGCTTTTGCCTGTCAGCAAGGCTTTCTCGGCGCCGAGATCCAGGAAAATCTGGCCGTTGGGCACGAGCTGGCCGGAAATCCAGCGCTTGCGGGCGGTTACGGGATCGGATTTGGCGATGAACCACGTCACGCGCGCGCCTTCGGAAATGGCGCGCAGCGGATGGTGAATCTTGCCTGTCGTGATGACCATATTGGTGCCGGCGGCGAGCGCGATCTTGCCGGCCGTGATCTTGGTCTTCATGCCGCCTTTCGACAGCTCGGTCCCGGCGTCGCCCGCCATCGCTTCGATCTCGGGCGTAATCTCGGTGACGAGCGGAATGTGCTTGGCGTCTGAATCTTCATTCGGCGGCGCGGTGTAGAGGCCGTCGATATCCGACAGCAGCACCAAGCAATCAGCGGACACCATCGATGCGACGCGGGCCGACAGACGGTCATTGTCGCCGTAGCGGATTTCCGTGGTGGCGACGGTGTCGTTCTCGTTGACGACGGGAATGGCCTTGAGGTTCAGCAGGACTTCAATGGTGTTGCGGGCATTCAAATAGCGTCGGCGCTCTTCGGTGTCGCCGAGCGTCAGCAGCACTTGCGCGGCGGTCAGGCCGCGGGCTCCGGCAAGCTCGCGATAGGCGTGGGCGAGGCTGATCTGGCCGACGGCGGCAGCCGCCTGGCTCTGTTCGAGCGCCAACGGGCCTTTCGGCAGACCCAATGCATGGCGGCCGAGTGCGATCGAGCCCGACGAGACTAGGATGACTTCCTTGCCTGCGCGCGAAAGGGCGGCGACGTCATCCATCAACGAATTGAGCCATTCGGCTTTCAGGCCGCCGGTTGTCCGGTCCGTCAACAGCGCCGAGCCGATCTTGACGACAATGCGCTGCGCCTCGGCCCATTCGGGCCGTGCGGTCGGCGTCGTAGCGTTGGAAGCGGTCATGCCGGCCATTGTCATCTCGGAAGCGGTGTCAAAGTAGGTAAGCTTGGGCGTGCCTTATCTGCAAATGTCGTCATTCCGGCAAGGGGAAGGGCTCGCATATCGGCAATGCCGGGCGGAATTTTACCAAATATGCCGCGAAAACGTCGCTAAACGCCTCTTTACGGCACGAAGGAGAGAAACAGGAACGTCCCAAAGATCACAAGGTGAAGAAAACCGAACAGGACGTTGGTGCGGCCGGTTCCAAACGTCAGGATGCTGGCCGCCAGCGTCATGACGATGAGCGCCAAATCCCCCGGTTCGAGACCGAGGACCAGGGGCGTGTGCAGAAAGAGGTTGGCGGCCGCAATAGCCGGTATGGTCAGGCCGATGGTCGCCAGCGACGAACCGAGCGCCAGGTTCAGGCTTTTCTGAAGCTGATTATTTCGGGCGGACTTCACAGCTGCAATCGATTCCGGCATGAGCACAATCAGTGCGATGATGACGCCGCTGATGCTCGATGGTGCGTCGAGCTTCGAGACGCCGACGTTGATGATGATCGCTACGAGCTTTGCCAAGAGAACGACGGCTGCCAATGCAACACAGAGAAAGAACGCCGAGAGCGCGAGCTTGCCCTCCGCCGGCCCCGGCGACTCCGTTGCGGTATGGGGGTGCTCGCCGACGAAATAGCCACGATGCAGAACGGTCTGCGTATATAGGAACACCAGATAGAGCGCGATCGTCACGATGCTGATGTAGCTAAGTTGGCTTTCCGAATAGAGCCCTCCTGGAACCGTCGTCGTGTAGTTCGGCAGGATGAGCGTGAGCGTCGCCAGAACGATCAGCATGGCGAGGTAGATCTTCGCCGACGTCACGTCGAAGGTCTGTTCTCGGAAGCGAAGACCTCCAACGACGATGCAAAGCCCGACGAGACCGGTCGTGACGATCATGATGACGGCGAAGACGGTTTCTCGCACGAGCGTCGGCGTCGCCTTGCCGGTGAGCATCAAGGAGATGATCAGCGCCAGCTCGATGATCGTGACGGCGACGGTCAGGACGAGTGTGCCGACTGGCTCACCCATAATGTGGGCGACTTCCTCCGCGTGGTAGACGGCCGCAAACACAACGCCGATGAGCATCGGGACGAGGAGGATTGTGTTGACGATACCGAGAGTGTGCGTCGAGAAATCCTCGCCATAGCTCGTAGCAGTGGCTTCGATGAAAAGTAGAAGCCCAAGCACGGGCACGACCCATGTCCAGACCGGTGTGCGCGCGGAGTGGGTCATTTCGAGACTTCCTGATGTTGGGAATTGCTGGGTGCGAGGCAGCTATTGTGAGCGAGTTGGCAGCGGGCGGCAAGGCGATCGTTTTGTCTCAAGGGCTGCGTTGTAGCCTCTGCGATGCCTGAGAACGCCGCAGAATGTCATTCTCCGAACAGTCTGAGGATCTACTCATCAGCGAGTGATCTGCGCGATGGATCCTCGGCCTGAAGCCGAGGATGACAACATGGCGACTAGGGTTGCCAGGGACCGGCCTCGTCGCCGTCAGCTTCATCGTCTGTCTCATTTGCGCGCGTGATCTCGCGGACGAGCGCATAGAGAGCATCTTTGACACCTTGGCCGGAGACCGCCGACAGCATCAACGGCGTCTTGCGGGCGGCCTTCTTCAAAATCTCGCGGCGTTCTGCGAGTGTGGCTTCGTCAAGCGCATCGCACTTCGACAGCGCGACGATCTCTTTCTTTTTCTCGATGCCCTCGCCGTAGGCCTTAAGCTCGCGGCGGACGGTTTTGTAGTCGGCCGCAACGTCTTCGGAGGTCGCATCGACCAAATGGAGAAGCACGCGGCAACGCTCGATGTGTCCAAGGAAGCGATCGCCCAATCCGGCGCCATCGTGGGCGCCTTCGATCAAGCCTGGAATGTCGGCGAGCACGAAATCGGTATCGCCCGCACGGACGACGCCGAGGTTGGGATGCAGCGTCGTGAACGGATAGTCGGCGATCTTCGGCTTGGCCGCCGAGACGGCCGCGAGAAATGTCGATTTGCCAGCATTCGGCAGGCCCACGAGACCGGCGTCGGCGATGAGCTTCAGCTTGAGCCAGATCGTCAGCTCTTCGCCCGGCTGGCCGGGATTGGCGTGGCGCGGCGCCTGGTTCGTCGCGCTTTTGAAGTGCGCGTTCCCGAAGCCGCCGTTGCCACCCTTCGCCAGGCGTACGCGCTCGCCCGGATGGGTGAGATCGGCAAGGAGCGTTTCGCCGTCCTCAGCGAAAACCTGCGTGCCGGGGGGCACCTTGACGATCATGTCCTTGCCGTTTGGTCCGGCGCGGTTCTGACCCATGCCGGGCGTGCCGTTCTGGGCGAAAAAATGCTGCTGATAGCGGTAGTCGATCAGCGTGTTGAGGTTCTGCACGCATTCGACCCAGACGTCGCCGCCCTTGCCGCCGTCACCGCCGTTCGGCCCACCGAACTCGATGAATTTCTCGCGACGGAAGGCGATGCAGCCGTTTCCGCCTGCGCCCGATCGAATGTAGATTTTTGCCTGATCCAGAAATTTCATGATGCGCGCGCTCGAATGGCCATGGTCCACGGACGACGGCGTTCATACGTCAGCGCCGGAAGTTCACATTGGCGCGCCTCGCACCAGCCCGTGGAGGTACCGGTGTGGCGGAAGCCGAGTTTGCGAATGACGCGCGCCGACGCATCGTTGCCCGTCAGATGTTTGCAGATGAAGCGGCGAACGCCGGATTTCGCGAAGCCATGCGCCATCACGGCGCGTGCAGCTTCGGTGGCGTA from Hyphomicrobium sp. MC1 harbors:
- the rsfS gene encoding ribosome silencing factor, with protein sequence MRDQPAKDARRLIRPTTEAARKSSSIAPSAAKAPDTAALLDDIVNWLDEAKAEEIVSIPLEGKSALGDFMVVASGRNDRHVGAIAEQLREKLKARGEARVRVEGLNACDWVLIDTGDIIVHVFRPEVREFYNLEKMWQAEIPPDASRGDSSQH
- a CDS encoding SDR family NAD(P)-dependent oxidoreductase gives rise to the protein MTRSILITGCSSGIGLDAARTMRERGWRVIATARKPDDLARLKNFLNVEVLPLELADSQSIATCAIRALEMTRGKIDALFNNAAFGQPGAVEDLTPKLLREQFEVNVVGTHDLTRRLIPAMRKNGAGRIVNCSSVLGMIVAPYRGAYCASKFALEALTTSLRLELEGSGIHVSLIEPGPIRTRFVEHSVDRLLATVDIDNSPHRDVYRARLEAMQAGGQQTFKLEPEAVTKKLIHAVESSRPRRHYYVTTPTYLAAAMRRFLPQFAIDYFARRF
- a CDS encoding acyl-CoA dehydrogenase family protein, with product MSVTPMKAGENLLAAGPVKLIERSGEAVASADKILQAAKAGVRIKIQEEGGVDQAQHAAHGLAWLATTVEGLRQMHDWAARLQDEGRFGEFEQLLLIAAFGEYAAQIANGIPMSQLEIARADALGVPKAELRRYEDSVEDLVAEGGAESVKARLAELIAAQPEAMTFGDTGLDETHAQIQDLMRKFSLEEVIPHAHEWHLKNEYIPLEVIAKLAELGVFGLALPEEFGGMALGKESMCVASEELSRGYIGVGSLGTRAEIAGELILHNGTPEQKEKYLPKIASGEMLPTAVFTEPNTGSDLASLKTRAVKDGDVYKITGQKTWITHPVRADIMTVLTRTNPNEPGYKGLSMFLAEKPRGSDDEPFPAKGMTGGEIEVLGYRGMKEYDISFDSFEVPAENLLGGVEGQGFKQLMNTFEGARIQTAARAVGVAQCAMDLGLKYALERVQFGKPIYSFPRVRNKVVMMAVETMIARQLTYFSARQKDAGRRCDLEAGMAKLLGARVAWANADNALQIHGGNGFALEYPISRVLCDARILNIFEGAAEIQAQVIARRLLEGAN
- a CDS encoding DNA-deoxyinosine glycosylase, giving the protein MADATPSPTKYSFPPIVPDGARLLILGTLPGEESLRLQQYYGFSRNHFWALIAALSGQPLPTTYPEKTALLHVNKWALWDVLEGAERIGSSDAAIRNPTVNAFGDFFAVYPAITTVAFNGQKARDLFRRYVVKPGLVRQDRFTAIELPSSSPLYTIPFEEKLKLWQARLEAFLPAQNQNRRAK
- the rlmH gene encoding 23S rRNA (pseudouridine(1915)-N(3))-methyltransferase RlmH → MRIAISAVGKLKDAEERAIVERYAKRLNGAGKPLGLGPIDIREYPESRAADVAERKRDEAARLLRDVGPGDIAVALEPIGKSLTSEAFAAFLRETRDGGAKSCVYLIGGPDGHGEAVLSAATLKLSLGALTLPHGLARVVLAEQLYRAATILAGHPYHRA
- a CDS encoding nicotinate-nucleotide adenylyltransferase — translated: MTRKIPPQSFGSLRVHTPLCLPGQRIGIMGGTFNPPHDGHRIAAEAAVKRLGLDQLWWLITPGNPLKSDDGLSGLDSRMELVEVFAQGPRMKITGFERELGTRYTAGTLSFLRHRFPAVRFVWVMGADNLASFHRWQHWREIAQTMPIAVVDRPGWRHAGLASPAAQWLKRYRLPESEAASLADRQPPAWMLLTIRLSGLSSTALRRAAPHSARENA
- a CDS encoding calcium:proton antiporter, coding for MTHSARTPVWTWVVPVLGLLLFIEATATSYGEDFSTHTLGIVNTILLVPMLIGVVFAAVYHAEEVAHIMGEPVGTLVLTVAVTIIELALIISLMLTGKATPTLVRETVFAVIMIVTTGLVGLCIVVGGLRFREQTFDVTSAKIYLAMLIVLATLTLILPNYTTTVPGGLYSESQLSYISIVTIALYLVFLYTQTVLHRGYFVGEHPHTATESPGPAEGKLALSAFFLCVALAAVVLLAKLVAIIINVGVSKLDAPSSISGVIIALIVLMPESIAAVKSARNNQLQKSLNLALGSSLATIGLTIPAIAAANLFLHTPLVLGLEPGDLALIVMTLAASILTFGTGRTNVLFGFLHLVIFGTFLFLSFVP
- the obgE gene encoding GTPase ObgE; the protein is MKFLDQAKIYIRSGAGGNGCIAFRREKFIEFGGPNGGDGGKGGDVWVECVQNLNTLIDYRYQQHFFAQNGTPGMGQNRAGPNGKDMIVKVPPGTQVFAEDGETLLADLTHPGERVRLAKGGNGGFGNAHFKSATNQAPRHANPGQPGEELTIWLKLKLIADAGLVGLPNAGKSTFLAAVSAAKPKIADYPFTTLHPNLGVVRAGDTDFVLADIPGLIEGAHDGAGLGDRFLGHIERCRVLLHLVDATSEDVAADYKTVRRELKAYGEGIEKKKEIVALSKCDALDEATLAERREILKKAARKTPLMLSAVSGQGVKDALYALVREITRANETDDEADGDEAGPWQP
- a CDS encoding glutamate-5-semialdehyde dehydrogenase; translated protein: MNKPERIENETATIMRGIGEAAKAASRRLAIATPEEKNTALKAAAKALRAAVPKILEANAKDVEAAKAANRLASYIDRLELNEKRIEGVAKGMEEIAELPDPVGTVLAEWTRPNGLKFQRVRVPLGTIGIIYESRPNVTADAGALSLKAGNASILRGGSDSHHSSIAIHACLVEGLRAAGLPEAAIQLVPTTDREAVGMMLRGLDGAVDVIVPRGGKSLVERVQTEARVPVFAHLEGICHTYVDKAANMDIAVPLVVNAKMRRTGVCGATECLLIDKNATSDIVTPLVKALLEAGCEVRGDAAIQKTDARVKPVAPDDFGKEFLDAIIAVKLVDGVEGAIDHIARYSSQHTDAIITEDAAAAERFLNEVDSAIVLVNASTQFADGGEFGFGGEIGIATGKMHARGPVGVEQLTSFKYKVRGTGQIRPK
- a CDS encoding META domain-containing protein; this encodes MRYVITILAGVLSLAVAAAAIAQEDGDGPLTASWVATELNGKPVDGPTLAYTTDRVSGTGGCNRFNGPISIEDDAIQIGPLAATKMMCEGKSEIEAQYFSALEAARSFTVHGDTLTLKSDDGRDLVKFKR
- the proB gene encoding glutamate 5-kinase, with the protein product MAGMTASNATTPTARPEWAEAQRIVVKIGSALLTDRTTGGLKAEWLNSLMDDVAALSRAGKEVILVSSGSIALGRHALGLPKGPLALEQSQAAAAVGQISLAHAYRELAGARGLTAAQVLLTLGDTEERRRYLNARNTIEVLLNLKAIPVVNENDTVATTEIRYGDNDRLSARVASMVSADCLVLLSDIDGLYTAPPNEDSDAKHIPLVTEITPEIEAMAGDAGTELSKGGMKTKITAGKIALAAGTNMVITTGKIHHPLRAISEGARVTWFIAKSDPVTARKRWISGQLVPNGQIFLDLGAEKALLTGKSLLPAGVTRIDGSFDRGDAVIIRSADGRELGRGLIAYAAADARRIMGKHSSEIATILGYEGRTTLIHRDDMALTRT